A window from Littorina saxatilis isolate snail1 linkage group LG9, US_GU_Lsax_2.0, whole genome shotgun sequence encodes these proteins:
- the LOC138976558 gene encoding E3 ubiquitin/ISG15 ligase TRIM25-like, with protein MATAAPPVPEPDDMDCSVCHEQYVQPKLLPCGHLLCHHCLLSWLKSQDQALCPLCRCAIVDPEERGQKSWQDVADGFPTDLAMADLVWAHRLLKQSHSCCMCEEATATSLCLTCGDLFCESCWKMHLKMKVARNHTVEDLTSLTADKVAGSQHAACAVHADKTTELFCPTHGESICHLCATSRHRSCPEVKDMEEKVKDARAVLAELAVTLTEGEARLDKAIQQLDDHLAEMEKQTKKAVAEIEAVCARLEKSVQDCRHRLNELAHSTCSDVKEAVTDTKTCLLQRRGKLTSHKHVVQRVQENKNRDTVSTMTPVMQTRVENLDCSATLPSGVKVVSKETVVIDAEAVTRIAKELSALGQAKVMSADLDFVPVPVLSFHDNHGKNIVLSNNKQTAEKRGPNWDFGIVVASQPMMTNMLYEVSH; from the exons ATGGCGACCGCTGCCCCACCAGTGCCAGAACCCGATGACATGGACTGCAGCGTGTGTCACGAGCAGTACGTGCAGCCCAAGCTGCTGCCCTGCGGACACCTGCTGTGTCACCACTGTCTGCTGTCCTGGCTAAAGTCTCAAGACCAGGCCCTGTGTCCGCTGTGCCGCTGTGCCATCGTGGACCCCGAGGAGCGAGGCCAGAAGAGCTGGCAGGACGTCGCGGACGGTTTCCCCACAGACCTGGCCATGGCGGACCTGGTGTGGGCTCACCGTTTGCTCAAACAGTCGCACAGCTGCTGCATGTGTGAGGAGGCCACTGCCACGAGTTTGTGTCTGACGTGCGGGGACCTGTTCTGCGAGTCGTGCTGGAAGATGCACCTGAAGATGAAAGTGGCCAGGAACCACACGGTGGAGGACCTGACCTCCCTGACGGCGGACAAAGTGGCGGGAAGCCAGCACGCCGCCTGCGCCGTCCACGCGGACAAGACCACGGAGCTGTTCTGCCCGACACACGGCGAGAGCATCTGCCACCTGTGCGCCACGTCCCGCCACCGCAGCTGCCCGGAGGTCAAGGACATGGAGGAGAAGGTCAAGGACGCGCGTGCCGTGCTGGCGGAGCTGGCGGTCACGCTGACCGAAGGGGAGGCCAGGCTGGACAAAGCCATCCAACAGCTGGACGACCACCTGGCGGAGATGGAGAAGCAGACCAAGAAGGCCGTTGCCGAGATCGAAGCCGTGTGTGCGCGCCTGGAGAAGTCGGTCCAGGACTGTCGTCATCGCCTGAACGAGCTGGCCCACAGCACGTGCTCTGACGTCAAGGAGGCGGTGACGGACACCAAGACGTGTCTGCTACAGCGACGCGGGAAGCTGACGTCACACAAACACGTGGTACAACGCGTGCAGGAAAACAAGAATCGCGACACTGTCAGCACCATGACGCCCGTGATGCAGACACGTGTTGAAAACCTCGACTGCAGCGCCACCTTGCCCTCAGGCGTCAAGGTCGTATCCAAGGAGACCGTCGTGATCGACGCAGAGGCCGTGACCCGCATTGCGAAAGAGCTGTCAGCACTCGGTCAGGCGAAAGTCATGTCTGCTGATTTGGATTTTGTGCCT GTGCCAGTTTTGTCTTTCCATGACAACCACGGTAAGAACATCGTGCTGAGCAACAACAAGCAGACAGCAGAGAAAAGAGGGCCTAACTGGGATTTTGGGATCGTTGTCGCCTCTCAGCCTATGATGACGAACATGTTGTACGAGGTTAGTCATTGA